A region of Pyxidicoccus parkwaysis DNA encodes the following proteins:
- a CDS encoding RrF2 family transcriptional regulator yields the protein MHLTLHADYSLRVLLYLATRRGKPASTQDIADAYGISKHHLVRVVQTLAGQGVVDARAGRSGGVMLGREPKDINVGRVLRAAEPDFHLVECFDRERNGCPITPACGLKGVLVEAREAFLSVLDRYTLADLLERSRPDLGDFFLPSPARAS from the coding sequence GTGCACCTGACCCTCCACGCCGACTACTCGCTGCGCGTCCTCCTCTACCTCGCCACCCGGCGTGGGAAGCCCGCCTCCACGCAGGACATCGCGGACGCGTATGGCATCTCCAAGCACCACCTCGTCCGGGTGGTGCAGACGCTGGCGGGGCAGGGCGTTGTGGATGCGCGCGCGGGGCGCTCGGGTGGGGTGATGCTGGGCCGCGAGCCGAAGGACATCAACGTGGGCCGCGTGCTGCGCGCGGCCGAGCCGGACTTCCACCTGGTGGAGTGCTTCGACCGCGAGCGCAACGGGTGCCCCATCACCCCCGCGTGTGGCCTCAAGGGCGTGCTCGTCGAGGCGCGCGAGGCCTTCCTCTCCGTGCTCGACAGGTACACGCTCGCGGACCTGCTGGAGCGCTCGCGCCCGGACCTGGGGGACTTCTTCCTGCCGTCGCCAGCGCGCGCGAGCTGA
- a CDS encoding phage holin family protein produces MDLESERLERSQLESLSTAELIRHALTESRLLVRAELLHAKKELRDEMKAARTAGIFIGAGAVLSLIALSCLFVGAGLAIPLGEPWNVLLLGVVVLAISGLLLFLGVKRLPKKPLPHTQERLKMDFQLTRETLQ; encoded by the coding sequence GTGGACCTCGAATCGGAACGCCTGGAGCGGAGTCAACTGGAGTCTCTCTCCACGGCGGAGCTCATCCGGCACGCCCTGACGGAGTCCCGCCTGCTGGTGCGGGCCGAGCTGCTGCACGCGAAGAAGGAGCTGCGGGACGAGATGAAGGCGGCGCGCACCGCGGGCATCTTCATTGGCGCGGGCGCGGTGCTGTCGCTCATCGCGCTGTCCTGCCTCTTCGTGGGCGCCGGGCTGGCCATTCCCCTGGGGGAGCCCTGGAACGTGCTGCTGCTGGGCGTGGTCGTGCTCGCCATCTCCGGCCTCCTGCTGTTCCTGGGCGTCAAGCGACTGCCCAAGAAGCCGCTGCCACACACGCAGGAGCGGCTGAAGATGGACTTCCAGCTCACGCGGGAGACGCTGCAATGA
- a CDS encoding RrF2 family transcriptional regulator: MAAHMLGMLACAEREARGSLTSESMARSIQTNPVVVRRLLRDLARAGLVETKRGVGGGVSLARGPEDITLRDVYEAVEEDAELLGRYPSGPNQTCDMAPMVADYLEGVVGRAESAFKQSLESTTLAMMSRELAARHRRASSRAPRRRAAGA; this comes from the coding sequence ATGGCCGCGCACATGCTGGGAATGCTGGCCTGCGCCGAGCGTGAGGCGCGCGGCTCCCTGACGTCCGAGAGCATGGCGCGCAGCATCCAGACGAACCCGGTGGTGGTGCGGAGGCTGCTGAGGGATTTGGCGCGCGCGGGGCTCGTTGAGACGAAGCGCGGCGTGGGCGGCGGAGTGTCCCTGGCACGTGGTCCGGAGGACATCACCCTGCGCGACGTGTACGAGGCGGTGGAGGAGGACGCGGAGCTGCTCGGCCGCTACCCGTCCGGGCCCAACCAGACCTGCGACATGGCGCCCATGGTGGCTGACTACCTGGAGGGCGTGGTGGGGCGCGCGGAGTCCGCCTTCAAGCAGAGCCTGGAGTCCACCACGCTGGCGATGATGTCGCGCGAGCTGGCTGCCCGCCACCGCCGCGCCTCCTCCCGGGCTCCCCGCCGCCGCGCGGCCGGGGCCTGA
- a CDS encoding cytochrome d ubiquinol oxidase subunit II — MGTETMLGFAVAGTFVLYALFGGADFGGGVWDLLASGPRKKEQRELIAHALGPVWEVNHIWLIVGVVLLFAGFPRAFAVLSVALHVPLTLLLLGIVFRGAAFTFRTYDTRGDAVQRQWGLVFSIASVMAPVLLGLCVGAVASGNIRVEGRTVVSGFFAPWLTPFAWTVGALALCLFAFLAAVYLTHEAPTPELREDFRKRALGAGVAVFVAALAVLLSAREGAPRVWQGLLHEPFALVLHAGTALAAVTAFALLWTRRFKWARVAAATQAGLIVLGWAASQHPYLVVPDITLSGAASGPTAQRMLLVALVVGALTVLPSLALLFRVFRPGPLPSTRMGK, encoded by the coding sequence ATGGGCACTGAGACGATGCTGGGCTTCGCGGTGGCGGGGACGTTCGTCCTCTACGCGCTCTTCGGTGGCGCGGACTTCGGCGGCGGTGTCTGGGATTTGCTCGCCTCCGGGCCGCGCAAGAAGGAGCAGCGAGAGCTCATCGCCCATGCGCTCGGGCCGGTGTGGGAGGTGAATCACATCTGGCTCATCGTCGGCGTGGTGCTGCTGTTCGCCGGCTTCCCTCGCGCCTTCGCGGTGCTCAGCGTGGCCCTGCACGTGCCGCTGACGCTGCTGCTATTGGGCATCGTCTTCCGAGGCGCCGCCTTCACCTTCCGCACGTACGACACGCGCGGCGACGCCGTGCAGCGCCAGTGGGGGCTCGTCTTCAGCATCGCCAGCGTCATGGCACCGGTGCTCCTGGGCCTGTGCGTGGGCGCGGTGGCGAGCGGCAACATCCGCGTCGAGGGCCGCACGGTGGTGAGCGGCTTCTTCGCGCCATGGCTCACGCCCTTCGCGTGGACGGTGGGCGCGCTGGCGCTGTGCCTCTTCGCCTTCCTCGCGGCGGTGTACCTCACGCACGAGGCGCCCACGCCGGAGCTGCGCGAGGACTTCCGCAAGCGCGCACTGGGCGCGGGCGTGGCCGTCTTCGTCGCGGCGCTCGCGGTGCTCCTCTCCGCTCGGGAGGGCGCGCCTCGCGTGTGGCAGGGATTGCTGCACGAGCCCTTCGCGCTGGTGCTGCACGCGGGCACGGCGCTGGCGGCGGTGACGGCCTTCGCCCTGCTGTGGACGCGGCGCTTCAAGTGGGCGCGCGTGGCGGCGGCCACGCAGGCGGGCCTCATCGTCCTCGGGTGGGCCGCGTCGCAGCACCCCTACCTCGTGGTGCCGGACATCACGCTGAGCGGCGCCGCGTCCGGCCCCACCGCGCAGCGCATGCTGCTCGTGGCCCTGGTGGTGGGCGCGCTCACCGTGCTGCCCTCGCTCGCGCTCCTCTTCCGCGTCTTCCGGCCGGGGCCCCTGCCCTCCACGCGCATGGGGAAGTGA
- a CDS encoding FAD-binding oxidoreductase, which translates to MAKVKHESQWYPLEAGESVLDGLLRQGVSVPNSCRAGACQSCLMKAVRGTVPEAARVGLKDTLVAQGYFLACTCRPTEGAELEVAGAEDLRVPARITSLTMLSSDVLRVRLHADAPFEYRAGQYLSLVRGDGLARSYSLASLPHEGVLELHVRLIPGGEMSGWLATEARPGDAVHVQGPAGNCFYVPGRPEQPLLLAGAGTGLAPLYGIVRDALGAGHTGPIWLFHGARTPAGLYLRDALRELAERHPHFHYRPSVLTGGSRDVAEGALDVLIRAECPKPVGYRAWLCGDPQLVLSLRKKLFLSGLSLKDLHADSFLPSAPQVETTASSASGAR; encoded by the coding sequence ATGGCGAAGGTGAAGCATGAGTCGCAGTGGTACCCGCTCGAGGCGGGCGAGAGCGTACTGGACGGGCTGCTTCGTCAGGGCGTGTCCGTCCCCAACTCCTGCCGCGCGGGCGCCTGCCAGTCCTGTCTGATGAAGGCGGTGCGAGGCACCGTGCCCGAGGCCGCGCGCGTGGGCTTGAAGGACACGCTCGTGGCCCAGGGCTACTTCCTCGCGTGTACCTGCCGGCCCACCGAGGGCGCTGAGTTGGAGGTGGCGGGCGCGGAGGACCTGCGCGTGCCCGCGCGCATCACCTCGCTGACGATGTTGTCCTCGGACGTGCTGCGCGTGCGGCTCCACGCCGACGCCCCCTTCGAGTACCGCGCGGGGCAGTACCTCTCGCTGGTGCGGGGAGACGGGCTCGCTCGCAGCTACTCGCTGGCGAGCCTGCCGCACGAGGGCGTGCTGGAATTGCACGTGCGCCTCATCCCGGGCGGAGAGATGAGCGGTTGGCTGGCCACCGAGGCGCGTCCGGGAGACGCCGTCCATGTGCAGGGCCCCGCGGGGAACTGCTTCTACGTCCCCGGCCGGCCCGAGCAGCCGCTGCTCCTCGCTGGCGCGGGCACGGGGCTGGCGCCGCTCTACGGCATCGTCCGTGATGCGCTGGGAGCGGGGCACACCGGCCCCATCTGGCTCTTCCACGGCGCGCGCACGCCCGCGGGCCTCTACCTGCGAGACGCGCTGCGTGAGCTGGCCGAGCGCCATCCCCACTTCCACTATCGCCCGAGCGTGCTGACGGGCGGCAGCCGGGACGTGGCCGAGGGAGCGCTCGACGTGCTCATCCGCGCGGAGTGTCCGAAGCCGGTTGGGTACCGAGCGTGGCTCTGCGGAGACCCGCAGTTGGTGCTATCCCTGCGCAAGAAGCTCTTCCTGTCGGGGCTCTCGCTGAAGGACCTGCACGCGGACTCCTTCCTGCCGAGCGCCCCCCAGGTGGAGACGACCGCATCCTCCGCCTCCGGAGCTCGCTGA
- a CDS encoding cytochrome ubiquinol oxidase subunit I — MADLLYARAQMGLSLAFHIVFAAAGVALPVLMVLSDLKARRTGDSDYRLLSQKLAKGTAILFAVGAVSGTVLSFELGLLWPEFMGQYGEVIGLPFSLEGVAFFTEAIFLGIYLYGRERVSPGLHLFSGIMVAVSGAASAFFVTLVNTFMNNPSGFTATAGGPTDVQPLVAMFSPGWQYQTSHVLLSCYQASAFAMAGIHAFVLLRHPGAAFHRKALSVALPLACVTALLQPLVGDLSAKHVARAQPVKLAAMESHFETERGAPLRLGGGVEIPKGLSILAFADPNAEVKGLNDFPRDEWPPVPKVHLAFQLMVGTGSLMALLALVTLAQRWRKKAWPDGKGMTWAWLLAGPLGVVALEAGWLVTEWGRQPWILRGVMRTAEAVTPVPHLSAPFWTFTAVYLFLGVTVVFLMVRQVKGTLPGPLASGGEAHGH, encoded by the coding sequence ATGGCGGACCTGCTCTATGCACGGGCGCAGATGGGCTTGTCGCTCGCGTTCCACATCGTCTTCGCGGCGGCGGGCGTGGCGCTGCCGGTCCTCATGGTGCTGAGCGACCTCAAGGCGCGGCGCACGGGGGACTCCGACTACCGGCTGCTGAGCCAGAAGCTGGCGAAGGGGACGGCCATCCTCTTCGCGGTGGGCGCTGTCAGCGGCACGGTGCTGTCCTTCGAATTGGGCCTGCTGTGGCCCGAGTTCATGGGGCAGTACGGCGAGGTGATTGGGCTGCCCTTCAGCCTGGAGGGCGTGGCCTTCTTCACCGAGGCCATCTTCCTCGGCATCTACCTCTACGGGCGCGAGCGTGTGTCGCCGGGCCTGCACCTGTTCTCCGGCATCATGGTGGCGGTGAGCGGTGCGGCGAGCGCCTTCTTCGTCACGCTGGTCAACACGTTCATGAACAACCCGTCGGGCTTCACGGCCACCGCGGGCGGGCCCACGGACGTGCAGCCGCTGGTGGCCATGTTCAGCCCCGGCTGGCAGTACCAGACGTCGCACGTGCTGCTCTCCTGCTACCAGGCGAGTGCCTTCGCGATGGCGGGCATCCACGCCTTCGTGCTGCTGCGCCATCCGGGCGCGGCCTTCCACCGCAAGGCGCTCTCGGTGGCGCTGCCGCTGGCGTGTGTCACCGCGTTGCTCCAGCCGCTGGTGGGAGACTTGTCCGCGAAGCACGTGGCGAGGGCGCAGCCGGTGAAGCTGGCTGCCATGGAGAGCCACTTCGAGACGGAGCGCGGCGCGCCGCTGCGGCTGGGCGGAGGCGTGGAGATTCCGAAGGGGCTGTCCATCCTCGCCTTCGCGGACCCGAACGCGGAGGTGAAGGGGCTCAACGACTTCCCGCGCGACGAGTGGCCGCCGGTGCCGAAGGTGCACCTGGCCTTTCAACTCATGGTGGGCACGGGGAGCCTCATGGCGCTGCTCGCGCTGGTGACGCTGGCGCAGCGGTGGCGCAAGAAGGCGTGGCCGGACGGGAAGGGGATGACGTGGGCGTGGCTCCTGGCGGGGCCGCTCGGGGTGGTGGCGCTGGAGGCGGGGTGGCTCGTCACCGAGTGGGGCCGGCAGCCGTGGATTCTCCGGGGCGTGATGCGCACGGCGGAGGCGGTGACGCCGGTGCCGCACCTGTCGGCGCCGTTCTGGACCTTCACGGCGGTGTACCTGTTCCTCGGCGTCACCGTGGTGTTCCTCATGGTCAGGCAGGTGAAGGGCACGCTGCCGGGGCCGCTCGCGAGCGGAGGTGAGGCCCATGGGCACTGA
- a CDS encoding ADP-ribosylglycohydrolase family protein: MPLTPAERQDRFHAAFVGLAIGDALGFPLRGIPPASLARLPGLAEDFAPRPRGKFAKGQFSDDTQLLLAAAESVIREGKVDGRSAAAHLAWLWQEGIILQPPKSLADALQRLAGGTPWMSAGAPLGIKCPSVLSRALVVGLLESGHRARLPHDAGVLTVITHKDPVCAAAAAAFAQAAALGMEDEALTPAAFCEELALAAAVHDKGLAEEVRHLPRLLTWDTVRALAQLRKVGVPPSELKGVDGLPAHVVPVLLTSLYAALKVPHDFREAVALTLRCGGEADVAAALTGALIGAHLGTRAIPARLRKQVLYAENLVDTADRLFRARQVRETLATALAHHRRR; this comes from the coding sequence ATGCCGCTGACACCCGCCGAGCGCCAGGACAGGTTCCATGCGGCGTTCGTGGGACTCGCCATTGGTGATGCGCTCGGCTTCCCGCTGCGCGGCATCCCGCCGGCGAGTCTCGCGCGGCTGCCCGGTCTGGCCGAGGACTTCGCCCCGCGCCCGCGCGGCAAGTTCGCCAAGGGCCAGTTCAGCGACGACACGCAGCTGCTGCTCGCCGCGGCGGAGAGCGTCATCCGCGAGGGCAAGGTGGATGGGCGCAGCGCGGCGGCGCACCTGGCGTGGCTGTGGCAGGAGGGCATCATCCTCCAGCCGCCCAAGAGCCTCGCGGACGCGCTGCAGCGGCTGGCCGGCGGCACGCCGTGGATGAGCGCGGGCGCGCCGCTGGGCATCAAGTGCCCGTCGGTGCTCAGCCGCGCGCTGGTGGTGGGCCTGCTGGAGAGCGGCCACCGCGCGCGCCTGCCGCATGACGCGGGCGTGCTCACCGTCATCACCCACAAGGACCCCGTCTGTGCCGCCGCCGCCGCCGCCTTCGCGCAGGCCGCCGCGCTGGGCATGGAGGACGAGGCGCTGACGCCGGCCGCCTTCTGCGAGGAGCTGGCGCTGGCCGCGGCGGTGCACGACAAGGGACTGGCCGAGGAGGTGCGCCACCTGCCGCGCCTGCTCACCTGGGACACCGTGCGCGCGCTGGCGCAGCTGCGCAAGGTGGGCGTGCCGCCCAGCGAATTGAAGGGCGTGGACGGGCTGCCGGCGCACGTGGTGCCGGTGCTGCTCACGTCGCTGTACGCGGCGCTCAAGGTGCCGCACGACTTCCGCGAGGCCGTGGCCCTCACGCTGCGCTGCGGCGGAGAGGCCGACGTGGCCGCGGCGCTCACGGGGGCCCTCATCGGCGCGCACCTGGGCACGCGCGCCATCCCCGCGCGCCTGCGCAAGCAGGTGCTGTACGCGGAGAACCTCGTGGACACCGCGGACCGCCTCTTCCGGGCCCGCCAGGTGCGCGAGACGCTGGCCACCGCGCTGGCCCACCACCGCCGCCGCTGA